In Haloarcula limicola, the genomic stretch GCCGGTCCCCGACTGCTCCATGTAGGACAGGGAGTGCGCCATCGCCTCGACGAGTTCCGACTGGTCGGCCTCGCGGAGGAGGCGGTGTTTCAGGCCGTCCGGCGGCGCGACCAGTTCTTCGAGCGAGAGCCCCTCTCCGGCCTCTTTGGCGATCGAGTCGCCGATGTGCGTGTGGGCGTTGACGAACGCCGGGCAGACGATGTCGTCGCTCTCGACGCTGTCCTCTTCGACGGTCGCGATCTCGCCGTTCTCGACGACGACCCGTCCCTCGACGGGTTCGAACTCCCGTCCCCTGACGATGGTCCCCTCGATAATCATGGTCGACTCTCGACGCGACGGTCAGTTAAACTCATCGAGGGTCGCGTGGATTCCGGGACGAACGTCGCGGACGCGCGCCCCATCAAGATTCAATCCCAGTTCGCGGATGGCCACGTCGCCGACCCGTTCGCTGTCGGCCTCGGGCGCGTAGACGCCCAGTCGCCACTGGTCGCGCTGGGCGGCCCGGATGGCGTTGACGAGCGTGGACTGGTCGCTCAACCGCCGTATCTCGCCGTTGACGAGGACGCGGCTGCTTGACTCGGTCATCGACGGCTCGGCCGGCACGTCGAGGACGACCGAGTCGTGGTCGACGTTGGCCTCGTCGGCGATCGCGTGTTCCATCGCCCGCACGTCCCGGTGGTCGGCATCGAGCAGTTCGTCGGGGACGGCGGTCCGCTCGGCCCAGACCGCTCGCTTGTAGAGGTCGCGTTCGCTCAAGCGACGGGCGTAGCCGCTCGTCTCGTCGCAGCGTCGGAGGCGGACCAGCAGGTCGGCGTCGTCCCAGCGGCGCAGGTCCGAGGCCGTCGCGTTCGTCGCGGTCAGCAACCGCTCGGTGCCGCGCCGGAGCATCGACTTGGCGATCCGGGCGACATGGTGCTGATAGACGGTGGGATTCATCAGCGCCCGGGCGAGCAGGAGCGACTCGGCCGTCTGGACGTTGCCCTCGTCCAGGACGAGTTCGCCGTCGACGAAGGACAGCTCGCGGACCAGCCGTTCGTGGTCGATGGTGCCGTAGGGGACGCCGGTGTGGTGGGCGTCCCGGACGAGGTAGTCCATCCGGTCGACGTCGAGTTCGCCCGAGACCAGCTGCCCGAGTTCCCCGTCGCCGGCGACGAGGTCCGCGACGCGGTCCGGGTTCAGCCCGTGGTCGGTGAGGACGCGAGCCACCTCGCCGGTGTCGAGGATCTCGTGGACGTCGTCGTGGTACTTCCCCGTCTTCCGGTGGACGAGTTCCTCGACGTTGTGGCTGTACGGGCAGTGACCCACGTCGTGGAGGAGCGCGGCGGCGCGGACCCGCTCGGCCTGCTGGCCCTCGATGCCGAGCTGCGAGAGCGCCCGGTCGGCCAGATAGTAGACGCCGAGGGAGTGCTCGAAGCGAGTGTGGTTGGCGGAGGGGTAGACCAGCGTCACCGTGCCGAGTTGCTTGACGTGGCGGAGCCGCTGGACCGGCGGCGTCTCCAGCAGCGCCTCGGCGACGCCCTCGACCGCGATGTGGTCGTGGACGCTGTCCTTGATGGTGGTCATTGCGCCCGTGTACGACGGCCCCCGGCAAAACGGTACTGCACGCGAGGACAGGTGTTCGCCGCGTGCTCGACGAGTCAGCGCCGCGCGACGGACCCGAGCAGGTCGACCAGTTCCGCGTCGGTCGCGTTCTCGGTCACGACGGCGTCCCGGGCGTCCCGCCCCATCTCCTCGACCGTCTCGATGGCCCTGTCGGGGCCGTAGTCGCGGTTGTAGACGAGCCACGCGGCCAGTACCTGCCCGGTGCGGCCGATCCCAGCGAGACAGTGGACGACGACGCGGGCCTCGTCGTTTCGCGCCGCGGCGAGGAACGGGAGTATCTCCCCGCGGAGGAGCGACTCGGGAACGAGTCGGTGGTCGGGGACCGGCGCGTGGAGGACGTTCGACTCGCCGAAGGCGTCGCGGTAGCGGTCGAGGTTCGCGCCGCTCTCGTCGAGTTGCCTGCCGGGGAGGAGACAGCAGACGCGCTCGACGTCGCTCTCGCGCATCGTCGAGATCCAGTCGGCGAGGGCGGCGCTGTGGCTCGCAGCGCTGTGCCACCCCGGCGTACAGGAACCGAAGACGTACTCCTCGTCGGGGGCGGCGGGGGCGAATCGGTGTGCGTTCGCGGGACGCATGACTCTCTGTACGTGTCCGCTGACGGCCGACTACCTTGAGTGTATCCGCGCAGTTTTCAGGACTGATTCTCAGACCGCCGAGACGGGCGGCAGCCGCGGCTGACGCGCGGGATCTCGCGGCGGCCGACATGGGTCACCCTTTTACCGCCCGTCCCCCCACGTCGGCGTATGGTGACGTTCCTCGCCGGCGGCACCGGAACGCCGAAGCTACTGGCCGGTGCCGACGACGTGTTCGCCCCCGAGACGTCGACAGTCGTCGCCAACACCGGTGACGACGTCGAACTGGGTGGCCACCTCGTCTGTCCGGACCTCGATACGATGCTCTTTCTCGACGGCGGCGAACTGGACCGGGAGACGTGGTGGGGCCTCGCCGACGATACCGCCGAGACCCACGACGAACTCCGTCGGCTCGCCGAGGCCGCCGACCTCGACACCGGTCCGCGCTATCTCCCAGAGGACGCACAGACCGCTGGCCGCGACATCGCCCGCTGGCGGCGATTTTCGGGCGTCGCCGAGTTCATGCACATCGGCGACCGCGACCGCGCGGTCCACGTCACGCGCACCTCGCTCTTGGACGAGGGGCGCTCGCTGACCGAGGTGACGCGCATCCTCGCCGACGCGTTCGGTCTCGACCGGACGCTCCTGCCGATGAGCGACGACCCCGTGGCGACTATCGTTCACACCCCGGACGGGCCGATGCACTTCCAGGAGTGGTGGGTCGGCCGGAACGGCGACCCGCCGGTCGAAGACGTGGAGTTCCGGGGACAGGGAGCGGCGACGGCCACCGACGCCGTGCGGTCGGCGCTCTCTGATCCGGTGGTGATCGGCCCCTCGAACCCCATCACGTCGCTCGGACCGATGCTCGCCCTCGACGGTATCCGGGAGGCGCTCGCCGAGACGCCCGTCGTCGCCGTCTCGCCGTTCGTCGGCGACGAGGTGTTCTCCGGCCCCGCCGCCGATCTCATGGATGGCGTGGGCCGCGAGCCGAGCACCGCAGGCGTCGCCGAGAGCTATCCCTTCGCGGACGCGTTCGTCCTTGACGCCGACGACGAGACGCCGCTCTCCCGCCCCGTCGTCCGCACCGACACGACGCTCTCCGACGAGACCGACTCGGTACGGGTCGCCCGCGCCGTCGCGGACGCCCTCGCGGAGGTGACCTGATGTTCCGCCCGCGGGTCGCGCTGGCGAGCCTCAGCGGTCGGTCCGACGCCGCGTGGGCGCGCGCGGTCGAAGCGCACGCCGGCTGTGCCTTCCTCGGCGGCATCGCGCTGGACGATCCCACGCGCGAGGCCGCCCGCCGAATGGTCGGCCGGGACCGCGAGGAGTTCCTGCCCGAGGAACCGATCGCGTTCGTCGACGAGCAACTCACCGCCCTCGCCGACGCGCCGCTTCGCCCCGCGTTCAACGTCCGGAGCGCCTCGCTCGCTCCGGTCGAACGCGTCGCTCGCGTCTGTTCCCGGCACGACGCCGTCCTCGAACTCAACGCGCACTGTCGACAGACGGAGATGTGCGCCGCCGGTGCCGGCCAGTCTCTCCTTCGAGACGAAGCGCGGCTGGCCGAACAGGTCGCGGTCGCCTCGGAGGTGGGGGCGACCGTCTCGGTGAAGGTCAGGGCGGAAGTCGACGGCGTGGACCTCACGGAACTCGCCCGGACGGTCGAAGCCGCGGGCGGCGACGCGATCCACGTCGACGCGATGGACTCGGAGGCGGTGGTCGGAGATGTCGCCGACGCGGCGGACCTGTTCGTCGTCGCCAACAACGGCGTCCGCGATCCGGCGACGACCACCGAGTACTTCGAGCACGGTGCCGATGCCGTTAGCGTCGGCCGGGCGAGCGACGACCCCGCGGTCCTGCGGACGGTCCGAGAGACCGCGGACGACTGGTTCGCACGGGAGGCGATTCGATGACCCCCCGCTCGACCGCGCAGAACGCCGAACTGGCGCTGCTGTTGGAGGTGGCCGGGACGCCCAAGCCCGGCAACGTCGACCGCGAACGGGACTTCGAGGACCTCCGGTTCGAGCACTTCCTGGCCGGGGCCGTCGGCGCGCGACCGGGTCTCGAACTCGCCGCCGAGGGCGAGCGGGTCGGGCACGCCTTCGAACGCGCCGTCGCCGGGATGGCCGAGCAGTCGGCGGGGAACACGCAGTTCGGCGCGCTGCTGGTGCTCACGCCGCTGGTCGCGGTCGCGAGCGAGGGCGACCTGACTCCCGAGAGCGCCGATCGCGTCGTCAGGGCGACGACCGTCGCCGACGCCGCGGACTTCTACCGCGCGTTCGAACACGTCGACGTGGCCGTCGACGAGCCGCCCGAGGGGCTGGAACCGCTGGACGTGCGCCGCGGCAGCGACGCGATTCCGGCGCTCGAAGAACGGGGACTGACGCTGTTCGACGTAATGGCACGGAGCGCCGACGCGGACGGCATCGCCGCGGAGTGGGTCGGCGAGTTCGAGCGGGTCTTCGACGCCGGAGAGCGGATACTTGTCGACGACGGGCCGGTCCCGGACCGCGCCTCGCGTCTCTTCGTCGAGTTGCTCGCCGAGGAGGTCGATACGTTCGTCGTGACGCGAAACGACCGCGAGACGGCCGAGGAGGTTCAGCGTCGGGCGCAGGCGGTGCTTGACGGCGAGGAGAACGCCACGGAACTGGCCGAGGAACTGGTCGCGCAGGATATCAACCCCGGGACGACGGCGGATCTGGTGGCAGGTGCGCTGTTCGTCGCGCTGGAGCGGGGGCTGGTCGTGTGACCGACGACAGCGCGGACGAGGGGTCGGTGACGGCGAGCGAGGGGAGCGAGCGCGGCTGGCCGGTCGAACTCGCCGGCGTCACGGAGACTATCGTCACGACGCTCGGGCCAAACGAGCGCTGGAACGTCGCGGCGCTCGGTGTCCGGGCTCCGGAGGGTGACAGGCCGGCGACGGCGACGACGTGGGGCCGGACCCGGACGTGGCGGAACTTCCGCGAACGCGGTGAAGGCTACGTTCAGTTCACGCGCGACCCGGTCGACTTCGCGGAGGC encodes the following:
- a CDS encoding HD domain-containing protein, whose protein sequence is MTTIKDSVHDHIAVEGVAEALLETPPVQRLRHVKQLGTVTLVYPSANHTRFEHSLGVYYLADRALSQLGIEGQQAERVRAAALLHDVGHCPYSHNVEELVHRKTGKYHDDVHEILDTGEVARVLTDHGLNPDRVADLVAGDGELGQLVSGELDVDRMDYLVRDAHHTGVPYGTIDHERLVRELSFVDGELVLDEGNVQTAESLLLARALMNPTVYQHHVARIAKSMLRRGTERLLTATNATASDLRRWDDADLLVRLRRCDETSGYARRLSERDLYKRAVWAERTAVPDELLDADHRDVRAMEHAIADEANVDHDSVVLDVPAEPSMTESSSRVLVNGEIRRLSDQSTLVNAIRAAQRDQWRLGVYAPEADSERVGDVAIRELGLNLDGARVRDVRPGIHATLDEFN
- a CDS encoding protein-tyrosine phosphatase family protein — protein: MRPANAHRFAPAAPDEEYVFGSCTPGWHSAASHSAALADWISTMRESDVERVCCLLPGRQLDESGANLDRYRDAFGESNVLHAPVPDHRLVPESLLRGEILPFLAAARNDEARVVVHCLAGIGRTGQVLAAWLVYNRDYGPDRAIETVEEMGRDARDAVVTENATDAELVDLLGSVARR
- the cofD gene encoding 2-phospho-L-lactate transferase, translated to MVTFLAGGTGTPKLLAGADDVFAPETSTVVANTGDDVELGGHLVCPDLDTMLFLDGGELDRETWWGLADDTAETHDELRRLAEAADLDTGPRYLPEDAQTAGRDIARWRRFSGVAEFMHIGDRDRAVHVTRTSLLDEGRSLTEVTRILADAFGLDRTLLPMSDDPVATIVHTPDGPMHFQEWWVGRNGDPPVEDVEFRGQGAATATDAVRSALSDPVVIGPSNPITSLGPMLALDGIREALAETPVVAVSPFVGDEVFSGPAADLMDGVGREPSTAGVAESYPFADAFVLDADDETPLSRPVVRTDTTLSDETDSVRVARAVADALAEVT
- a CDS encoding tRNA-dihydrouridine synthase encodes the protein MFRPRVALASLSGRSDAAWARAVEAHAGCAFLGGIALDDPTREAARRMVGRDREEFLPEEPIAFVDEQLTALADAPLRPAFNVRSASLAPVERVARVCSRHDAVLELNAHCRQTEMCAAGAGQSLLRDEARLAEQVAVASEVGATVSVKVRAEVDGVDLTELARTVEAAGGDAIHVDAMDSEAVVGDVADAADLFVVANNGVRDPATTTEYFEHGADAVSVGRASDDPAVLRTVRETADDWFAREAIR
- a CDS encoding triphosphoribosyl-dephospho-CoA synthase, which translates into the protein MTPRSTAQNAELALLLEVAGTPKPGNVDRERDFEDLRFEHFLAGAVGARPGLELAAEGERVGHAFERAVAGMAEQSAGNTQFGALLVLTPLVAVASEGDLTPESADRVVRATTVADAADFYRAFEHVDVAVDEPPEGLEPLDVRRGSDAIPALEERGLTLFDVMARSADADGIAAEWVGEFERVFDAGERILVDDGPVPDRASRLFVELLAEEVDTFVVTRNDRETAEEVQRRAQAVLDGEENATELAEELVAQDINPGTTADLVAGALFVALERGLVV